TGGACAGGCTCTTTCAACTAGCGAAGGCAGAGGGCAAGGCTTTGGAAATAAATTCTTCCATAGACCGGCTGGACTTAAATGCAGCACTAGCACGCCGGGCAGCCTACGAATTTGAAATACCGATTGTCATCAATACTGATGCCCATGATGTGTCGAGATTGGAGGAAATGGCATACGGGGTAACCACCGCCCGCAGAGGTTGGTTGACTAAGGAACAGGTAGTCAATACCAAATCCAAACTTGAGCTGGATAAATTTTTAAAACGGAGAAGAATCGAGTAATGTCCAATGTTTTTTGGGGGGAAAGATTAGGTTACGACTTTTTTGCCAGGGAAACTGCTCTGGTAGCCCGGGAACTTTTGGGGAAATGGTTGGTCCACCATGACAAAGAGGGCCTAACTGGCGGGATTATCGTTGAGACAGAAGCTTATTTGGGTATGGATGACCCCGCCTGCCACGCCGCAAGGGGCTGTACCCCGCGCAATCGAGTGATGTTTGGGCCTGCAGGAATCATTTATATTTATTTTATTTACGGCGTCCATTACTGTTTAAATGTGACAACTGCTTCACCGAAACAGCCGGAAGCAGTCCTTATCCGAGCGTTGGAACCTCGGGTTGGGCTTGAATTAATGGAAAGGCGCCGTAAGCGCGGCAAAGTTACAGAGCTCTGTTCCGGGCCAGGTAAACTGGTGCAGGCTCTGGGAATTACAAAACAGCTCAACGGTTCAAGCGCTTTAGAAGGTCCTATAGGTTTCTATGCAAATTCTGAAGGGGTAGAGAGGCCAATTACTGTTACAACCAGGGTGGGTATTTCCAAAGCAGTAGATTGGCCGTTAAGGTACTATCTCACAGGCAATCCCTATGTTTCCAGAAGTTAGGGGGGCACAAAATAATATTTCCATTAAAAGGAGGACTACCGGCAGCAATAATTGAATAATACTAAATATCATAATACTTTCGCAAGGAATTTTGGCGTTCTATTTGGAATATAAAATATGGGGTGAAGAAATTGAAGATAGCTGAAATTTATAAATTAATAGTACAAAAAGGAATGGAAGCAGACCCCAGGGGATTGGCCGAAGTGCAAAAACTATTAGATAAAAACCGCAAGAAGTTTGAAGAGCTAAAACCTGAGGAGCAAGCGGAGTTCGATCAGGAACAACTAAGTAACCCTTACAGCGATACTCGGGTGCTGTATGGCGACGATGAGAGAGAAGTAAAAACCATTTTGGCCGGTATCGACATTGAAATGGGTGAACTGCTTTTGGCTGAGCATTTAGCCGTCAAGGGCAAAAAGATCGACTTGGTTTTGGCCCACCACCCGGAAGGTAAAGCTTTAGCGGCTTTACATGATGTAATGCATCTCCAGGAGGATATTCTTTATAAATTAGGCGTTCCTATTAACATAGCGGAAGACATTATGTCCAGCAGGATCGCTGAAGTGAAAAGAGGGCTCTCGCCATTAAACCACAATAGAACGGTAGATGGGGCTAAACTCCTGGATCTGCCTTTAATGTGCGCCCATACTCCTGCTGATAACCTGGTGACCACTTTTTTGGATAGGCTCTTTGCAGAACGGAAACCGGAGACAGTAGGGGATATCATAAAAATATTAAAAGAAATACCAGAATTTAAAGAGGCAGTGAAAGTCAATGCCGGTCCAACGGTTTTTGTGGGCAGCAAAGAACGAAGGGCCGGAAAGATTTTTGTGGATATGACGGGAGGGACGGGCGGTTCTGAAGATGCTTACGCCAAACTGGCCGATGCCGGGGTTGGTACAATAGTAGGCATGCATATCGGGGAGAAACATCGCAAAGAAGCCGAGAAGGCCCATCTTAATGTAGTCATTGCCGGGCATATGTCCAGTGATTCCCTGGGTATGAATTTAATACTGGATGAGCTAGAGAAACAAGGTATAGAGGTCTTATGTTGCTCCGGACTTATTCGTCATAAGAGATAAAATTCGTACTACAACCTACCTTTCTTTTCTCGAGGTAGGTTTCTTTATTCTAAAGTTCGTTACATTTTTCACAACTTGGAATATAATTAAGAGGGGGGATTGTTCTGGGATGGAAGTGGCAAATACCGTGGCTAAGGCCGAAACAAGTCATAAATTGAGTAAAGACGAGATTATCTGCCTGCTTGCTGCAGAAGGAGATCGGGCAGAAAAGCTCTATCAAGTTGCTGATATTACTCGAGCGAAATATATGGGTGATGATGTTCACCTCCGAGGGATTATTGAATTTTCCAATTATTGCCAGAGAAATTGCTTGTACTGTGGCTTAAGGGCGGGTAACCAGCATCTCAGGCGCTATCGTTTGAAACCGGATGAAATACTGCAAATAGCCAAACAGGGCGCATTATTAGGATACCAAACCGTTGTGTTGCAGTCCGGCGAGGACCCGTGGTACGATGCCGCAACAATTGCCAGAGTCGTAGAAAAAATCAAAAAAGAACTTAACATCGCCATAACTTTAAGCATAGGGGAAAAAAGCAGGGAAGACTATCGCCTTTTCCGGGAAGCCGGTGCCGACCGTTACTTGCTTAAACATGAAACTGCTAATAAAGAGCTTTTTAAAGTATTGAGGCCGGGTACTGAGTTAGAGCGAAGGTTGGAATGTTTGAGCTGGTTAAAGGAGCTAGGGTTTCAAGTGGGGTCAGGTAATATGGTCGGGTTACCTGGACAGACAGTGGATGATTTAGCTGAAGATCTGCTGCTCTTAAAAAAGTTGGACGTGGAAATGGCGGGAATCGGCCCATTCATTCCCCATCCCAACACGCCGCTAGGCGGTTCAAAAGGGGGAACAGTGGAAATGACTCTGAAATGCCTGGCAGCAGCTCGCCTGCTTATGCCATTGACCCATTTGCCGGCTACCACTGCGTTGGGCAGCATTGACCAGCAGGGAAGGCAGAAGGCGCTCCGCGCCGGAGCAAACGTTGTCATGCCCAATATTACTCCTGGGGATTACCGCAAATATTATGAGATTTATCCCGGAAAGATCTGTGTTGGGGATAAACCTCAAGATTGCCGTTTTTGTATTGAGGGTATAATTTTAAGTCTGGGGAGAAAGGTGGGTACTGGACCTGGACATAGCCCGAAGTTTTTAAGTTAATTAATAGTCCAAAGCCTTGATTAATGCTTTTCATATAAAAAAATTAAACATGGTACAGCTTCTGACCGGAGTGGGCATCTGCCTGCCCGGAAGGAACAGTTGCTTTTCTAGGCCCTGCGATGACAGGTGGCAACACTGACTCAAGGGGGTGAAGGTATTATCTTGCCCTCTGTCAGGCCTGTCTTCCTTTGCGGGGAAACAGGCCTTTTTGCTTAGGTTGGCTTAAAAATCAATGTCGGGAAGAGGAGGTGGATTATGAGTGTCGGGCGACGAATCGGTGTAATAGGCATAGTTATTGAAGACAGGGAACAGGTTCCAAGGATTAACAACATATTGAGCGACTTTAATGAAGTTATTTTAGGCAGAATGGGGGTTCCTTACAGGGAAAGAGGTGTGGCCGTAATTTCGCTCATTGTAGACGGCAATACCGATGAAATAGGGGCCCTGACCGGCAAGCTGGGGCAAATCGGAGGTGTTCAAGTTAAGAGCGCTTTAGTCTCACGTTAGCTGCTGGTTTTTGCAGGTATTTTCTAGAAAGGGGATATGAGCATGCATGATGTTCCCAGGGGCAGTAGGCTGCATATTGCTTTGTTTGGACGGCGAAATGCCGGCAAATCCAGCCTTATTAACGCCCTAACCGGACAAGAGATTGCAATTGTTTCGTCCATACCGGGAACGACTACTGACCCGGTGTATAAATCTATGGAAATCCTGCCTTTGGGCCCGGTGGTGTTAATTGACACTGCAGGGCTGGATGATGAAGGCGAACTGGGTGAAAAAAGGGTGGAAAAGAGCATGGATGTGCTCTCTAAAACCGATTTGGTGCTGTTGGTAGTTGATGGGCAGCGGGGGATAGGTGAAATCGAACGGCAAATTGCCATGGAGGCTGCGCAAAAGCAAATACCGGTCCTTGGAGTGCTTAATAAATTTGACTTGCCAACAGTTTCTGAACAACAAACTCCCGGCTGGTTTGGGATTCCGTGGATCAAAGTGAGTACAAGAACGGGTCAAGGCATTGCAGAACTTAAACGACGGATGGTGGAACTGGCACCAAAGGATTGGTCCAGGCCTGAAATAGCTGGCGATTTGGTGCCCAAGGGTGGGTTGGCACTGCTGGTGGCGCCTATTGATTCTGCGGCTCCTCGAGGCAGGCTGATTTTACCACAGGTGCAAACAATTCGGGATCTGTTGGATCACGACTGCTTGACTATGGTAGTCAAAGAAAACGGGCTGAAAGCAGCATTAAGCAGCCTAGCGAAGCCACCTGCTTTGGTAATCACGGATTCTCAGGCTTTTCAACAAGTTAACGCAGATACGCCCCCTGAGATACCACTCACTTCGTTTTCCATTCTTTTCGCTCGATATAAAGGAGATTTGGCTGCATTGGTGGCCGGAGCCATGGTGGTGAAGAGACTGCAACCCGGTGATAAAGTGCTGATTGCTGAAGCTTGTACGCACCATAGGATGGCAGATGATATTGGCACTGTAAAAATTCCCCGCTGGCTGCGCCAAATCGTTGGAGGAGAACTGTGTTTTGAGTGGTCCAGCGGTATTGAACTGCCAAAAGCTCTAAGCCAGTATAAGCTCATCGTCCACTGTGGCGCCTGTATGATTAACCGCAGGGAAATGCTAAGCCGTCTCATGACTGCACAGGCAGCAGGTGTTCCAATCGTGAATTACGGTGTTTTGATCGCTTATTTGCATGGCATTTTACGTCGGGCGTTGGCACCGTTTCCTGATGTGCTGGCTTTACTTGATAAAAATGAAATTACTTAATACTGTGTTAATTCGTGGGGAGGTAATTAATATGCAAAAAATGCGAGCCGATTTTATCGATGAAAAACAAATCTATGCCTTGTTGGCAGAAGCCAGACATGCAAGCGATGATGCAGCTAGGGAGATTATTGCCAGGTCACGGGAAGCCAAGGGCTTAACACCCTGGGAATGTGCCCTCCTATTAAATCTTGAGGATCAGGAACTGCTTGCTGAGCTGTATCAAACAGCACAGGAGATAAAGGAAAAAATCTACGGTCGGCGGCTGGTGCTTTTTGCCCCTCTGTATATTAGCAATTATTGCATTAATAACTGCACTTATTGCGGGTACAGGCATGATAATAAGTTTGCCAGGCGTCGCCTGACCATGGACGAGTTGCGGGAAGAGGTCAAAATACTGGAATCCTTGGGGCATAAACGGATAGCTTTAGAAGCAGGGGAAGATCCACGCAACTGTCCCATCGACTATATTCTGGAGGCGATTAGGACCATCTACGAAGTGAAAGAAGACAAAGGCAGCATCCGGCGGATTAATGTGAACATTGCTGCCACTACAGTAGAAAATTACCGCCGCCTAAAAGAAGCGGGTATTGGGACCTATATTCTCTTCCAAGAAACATATCACCGGGAGACCTACGCAGCTATGCATCCGCAAGGGCCCAAACACGATTACGATTATCATACTACCGCCATGGACCGGGCTATGCAAGGCGGCATTGATGATGTTGGAGTTGGAGTACTGTTCGGTCTTTACGATTACAAGTTCGAGGTGCTGGCGATGCTGATGCATGCCTTGCATTTGGAAGAGACATTTGGCGTAGGGCCCCATACCATTTCAGTGCCCCGCTTGCGCCCTGCCCTTGGTGTAGATTATTCCAATTATCCGCATCTGGTAAATGATGCAGCTTTCAAAAAAATAGTTGCTATCTTGCGCTTGGCTGTTCCTTATACTGGGATAATTTTGTCTACCCGGGAACGGGCGGAGTTCAGGGATGAACTGTTGGATGTTGGCGTGTCCCAGATAAGCGCAGGTTCATGTACAGGGGTGGGTGGATATAAGCTGGAGCATGGCAATGATAGCGAGTTCGAAGCATATAATAATGAGGCGCCGCAATTTCAGGTAGAGGATCGTCGCAGCACTGACGAAATTCTGCGCAGCGTTTGCCTTTCCGGCTATATCCCCAGTTTTTGCACCGCCTGCTACCGCAGCGGCCGCACAGGCGACCGTTTTATGTCTTTAGCTAAAAGCGGGCAAATTCAAAATGTTTGCCAGCCAAACGCTATTCTTACTTTTAAGGAATTCCTGGAAGACTATGCTTCACCGGCCACGCGGGCAGTGGGTGAAGGTACCATTAAGCAGCACCTGAAACAAATAAGCAACTTGCAGGTCCGGAATATGACCCAACAACGTTTAAAATTAATTGAAGAGGGAGTGAGGGATTTGTATTTTTAATTCACTGCCTTACAGGTGGTAATCTTTTATCATTACTGGTATTACCGAATTTTTTTATTCCGAATGGCAGGAGTTGGCCATGATTTAGCGAATTTACACTAAAAATAATTTTTCAGAGTGTTATTAAAAAAACAAATTTGAGTACTGGGCTGCATATCATGATAAGAGGATAATGAAGATAGCTATTGTGAATGTAATAGCAAGCACGTATTTTGTTGGTTGTGAAAGTGAAAACAGGAACTACTAGAGGTGCCAACCTATGTTGCTTCGGGAAATTGCGGAAATCTTACAAGCTCAACCTTTAAATTGTCTTTCAGAACTTGATATTGAGATCGAGGCAGGGTTTGGAGCAGATTTGTTAAGCGATGTGTTGATGTTCGCCAAAGAGAATTTTGTTTTATTAACCGGGTTGACTAACCGGCAAGTTATTACTACAGCCGACATGGTAGATGCAAGAGCTGTGATTTTTGTGCGGGGCAAAGTTCCGCCTCCCGATGTGATTGCGGAGGCTTATGTGAAAAGACTGCCCCTCTTAACTACAAAATACACTTTGTATGAGGCTTGCGGCAGGCTATGGTCAGCTGGCTTAGCCGGCATGGACAGTACCAGGAGTTAAAATGAAACAGTCCGAGAATGTCTTGGTGCTAAATTTCACAGTGCAAAGTATGGATTTCAAGGCGGCTGGGCAGGGCGCCTCGAAGATTAAGCAGGTGCTGCAGCAAATAGGTGTGGATAATGCTGTAATTCGCCGGATTGCCATCATAACTTACGAAGCCGAATTAAACATCATTATTCATGCTTACAAAGGGGAAATTAGAGCAATCATTGCCCCTGAGTTTATAGAAATTGTAGCAGAGGATTCGGGGCCTGGAATTAGTGATATTGAGCAAGCTATGCGCGAAGGTTTTTCTACGGCTCCATCAGTGGTGCGAGAAATGGGCTTTGGGGCAGGCATGGGTTTGCCGAACATCAAGCGCAGTGCAGATGAATTGGAGATTACCTCTGAGGTAGGAGTAGGCACTAAGTTAAGTGCTAGAGTTTACTACCCTTGCGGCCAAGGGAGTGTTTAGCTTTGCGCCAATACTTTCATTCAGTCAGGCTTGATAAGGATAAATGCAAAGGCTGTACCAACTGCATCAAACGTTGTCCAACGGAAGCCATCAGAGTAAGAGACGGCAAAGCGCAGATTATTGAGGAACGCTGCATAGACTGCGGGGAATGCATTCGTATTTGTCCCAATAATGCTAAATTTGCGGAAGTTGACCATTTGACTGTTATAAACAACTATAAATACACTGTCGCTTTGCCTGCTCCTGCTTTGTACGGGCAATTTAAAGAAGAAACGCCGGGACAAATCGATCAGGCTTTGTTGGCGCTAGGTTTTGATGCGGTTGTAGAGGTGCCTTTTGCCGCTGAATTGGTTACTGCTGCTATAGCCGAATTTTTAAAGGGCAAGGATTTTAGGAAACCGCTTATTTCTTCAGCTTGTCCCGCAGTAGTAGGGTTGATTCAGGTTCGTTTTCCCTTGCTTACAGAACAGATTATTCCTATTGAAACCCCAATGGCTATAGCAGCCAAATTGGCAAAAAGGCAGGCGCAGGAGCAATTTGGTTTAAAGCCGGAGGAGGTAGGGACTTTCTTCATTACTCCATGCCCGGCCAAAGCAACGGTGGTCAGACAGCCCCAAAGCAATAATCCTTATAAGGTAGACGGAGCTATAGCAATTAACGAAATCTATGGGGAATTGCAGCGAGCTATTAAACGGGTTAAAGAACAGGATGAGGCTGGAGGTATAAGGTTTTGTTATGACAAAGGCATTGGCTGGGGAAGAGCAGGAGGCGAAATTGCAGCTTTAGGCGGTTCAGGAATGCTTTCTGTCGACGGTATACGCAATGTTATTGATTTATTGGAAGAAGTGGAAAGAGGGGAATTAAATAACCTGCTGTATTTAGAGTGCCAAGCATGTGCCGGCGGATGTGTCGGAGGCCCCTTAGTAGTTAAAAATCCATTCGTGGCCAAGGCCCGCTTGGAACATATAATCAGAGAGGCAGGAAGTCAGACGAAAAGTGTTGATCAGGAGCATTTAAGGGAAAGTTACCATCAAGGTTTTTATAAACTTGTCAACTTGCCTGAAGCCAGAAGGTTAAGTCCCCTTGACGAGGATTTAACCAGAGCAATCCAGAAGATGGGTAGTTTGGAGCAGATAGTTGAAACATTACCTGGTTTAGACTGCGGTTCTTGCGGGTCACCTACCTGCCGCGCTCTGGCGGAGGATATTGTTAGAGGGCTGGCCTATGAAACAGACTGTACCTTTGTTTTGCGGGAAAAAGTTCAAGCTGTTGCGGAAGAAGTTTTGGAACTGGCCAAAAAAGTGCCGCCAGTGATGGGCAAAAATACAAAATAGGGGGAAAAATAATGCTCTTAAAAGAGATTATAAGTAGGTTAAAACTGGAAGGGCAGTATACCCCCGAACAGTTGAATCGAGAAATTTCTGCCGGGCATGTTTCAGATCTCTTAAGTGAAGTACTGGCTTGTGCCCCCAAGGAAGCCCTATGGATAACATTACAAAGTCACATCAACATTGTGGCGGTAGCACTGATGGCAGACCTAAGCGGTATTATTATTACGGGTGGCAGGAAGCCTGAGCAGGATGTTTTGGACCGGGCCAGGGAAGAAAGATTGCCGCTGTTTTGGACCGAGGAATTAAACTTTATGGTAGCTGGACAGCTCTTTCAGCTTCTCCAAGAAGGGTAAAAACTGTGAACCGTTGGTATCAGGCCGATTTGCACATCCATACCGCCTTATCTCCGTGTGCTGGGCGGGAAATGAGCCCTCCGGCCATAGTTGCAACTGCCATAAGTGCTGGGCTCGATTTGATTGCCATTACGGACCATAATTCGCTGGGCAATGTGCTTGCTGTGCAGCAAGCGGCAGAAGGTACCGGTTTAGCTGTGTTGACAGGAATTGAGGTACAGACAATTGAAGAAATACATTTGCTTTGTTTGTTTCCGGGCTATGAAGAGGCGGTAGCGGTGCAGAAGCTGGTAGATGCAACTTTACCGTCTTGTTTAAACAGACCTGAATATTTTGGCGAACAACTGTTGTTTGATTATAAAGGTAATATTATAGGCACCGAAACAAAATTGCTGTTAAACTCTTGCAATCTGACAATTAACCAATTAGTACGGGCTGTTCTTCAAGTTAAGGGTATTGCAATACCTGCTCATATTGATCGCAAAGCATATAGCATTCTGGAAGTACTAGGATTTATCCCACCAGGGCTTTTCCCAGCCATTGAAATTACACCTTATTCATTGCAAGAGAACAGAGCACAAGAGTTTTTGTCTTTGGGATACCCTATGATCATAAGTTCAGATGCCCACAGCTTAACTGAGATAGGGTTATGCAAGTCAAGGTTCTATTTGGCAGGCCCTAGTTTGCCCGCCTTAATAGAATATTTGTGCCAATAAGAAAGGAGGGGTTCTCGGGATTAAGCATTTTCTTTACAAAGGAGAGCAGAATTACTTGGTAAGGAGGGATTTTGGTGTCAAACTGCGTTTGTAAGGATGTGGCGGAACATGAGCAAGAACTGCAACAAATTATTAGCCGTTATCAAGGTCAACCATCTGCATTAATTGAGGTGTTGCATCAGGCCCAGGAACTGATAGGTTACCTGCCTCGCCAAGTACAGGAGAAAATAGCAGATGGTTTAGGTATTACGGTCAACGAAGTGTACAGCGTAATCTCTTTTTACAGCCATTTCAGTGTGAAGCCGAAGGGAGAATATAATGTTTGCGTATGTAAAGGTACCGCCTGTTATGTTAAAGGGGCTCCTGCTGTTTTGGAACGTCTGGAGAAAGAGCTTGGCATTAAGGCCGGCGATACCACTGACGATGGCAAGTTTTCGTTGAATGTTGTTCGCTGCTTGGGGGCCTGTGGTTTGGGTCCGGTAATGACGGTAAATAATTCTGCTCATGGCTTGTTAAAACCGGATAAAGCCGCAGAAGTCATTAAAAGCTACGCCTAAAAAAGTCAGGTGGATGGTTCATGGAGGAACTGGCTTTGCATCTTTTGGACTTAATGGAAAATTCCTTGGAAGCCGGAGCTACAGCCATTGAGATACTCATAGATGAAGATGAAGCCAATAATTTGTTAACGCTGGTAGTAGCCGATAACGGGAAGGGTATGGAACCTGACGTAGTTGCAAAGGTGACTAATCCTTTTGTCACCAGCAGGACAACCAGAAAGGTTGGGTTAGGGTTGAGCCTGTTAAAAGCAACTGCCGAATCCTGCGGTGGTGAACTGCAAATTGTATCCCAGGCAGGGAAGGGGACGAAGGTTACTGCTAAAATGATCTATAATCATTGGGACAGACCTCCCCTGGGCGACATTGCCAGTACCATAGCAGTTTTTTTGGCTTCAAGCGAAAACATAGCTCTAAGTTACTCTCATCTTGTGAACGAAAGAATTTTCACATTTGACAGCCGGGAATTTTCTAAAATTTTAGATGGCATTCCCCAGAAACATCCACAAGTAATTAACTGGTTAAGAAGCTATTTCGCGGAAAATCTCGACAATATCCGTAAGGGGGGAAGAGGATGAAATCCCTTGAAGATCTGGAAAAGTTGAAAAAAGAAGTATTGGAAAAAATGAAATTGCGGGAAACAGAAGACAAAATAAAGGTAGTAGTAGGAATGGGTACTTGCGGCATAGCCGCCGGTGCCAGGGAGGTTATGACCTCAATTTTGGAAGAACTGGGGAAAAGGAATTTGAACGATGTCTTAGTCAGCCAGACTGGGTGCATAGGTATGTGCGGTGAAGAACCTCTTGTAGACGTATTGATTCCTGGCAAGGAAAAAGTAACTTATGGCAAAGTAGATCCTCAAAAAGCCAAGCAGATTGTAGCCCAGCATGTTGTTAACGGGATTGTTATAACTGATTGGCTTGTAAACAAAATTGAATAAATCGTGGGCGGGTTGAGGAGACCCAAAGGAGGTAGGCTCATGGAATTTTATCGCTCCCACGTGCTGATTTGTGCCGGTACAGGTTGCACTGCATCTGGCAGCCATCCGACCAAAGAAGCATTGATCAAGGAGTTGGAAAAAAGGGGATTAGCTAAGGAAGTCAAGGTTTTAGATACGGGATGCTTTGGTTTCTGCAGTTTTGGCCCCAACATGGTGGTATATCCAGAAGGAACTTTTTATTGTCATGTCCATCCGGAAGATGTGGCGGAACTGGTTGAAGAGCATTTTATTAAAGGACGCGTTTTGAAGAGACTGTTATATCAACCGGAGAGTGCAGAGGAAAAAATCGTTGATTTTAAAGAAATACCTTTCTTCAAATATCAGGAAAGAATAGCTTTAAGAAACTGCGGTTTAATCGATCCTGAATCTATTGAAGAGTATATAGCCAGAGACGGTTACCAAGCCCTGGGCAAGGTTTTAAAAGAATATAAGCCTGTAGATGTGTTGGAAGAAATTAAGAAGTCAGGTTTAAGGGGTAGGGGCGGCGGTGGTTTCCCCACCGGAATGAAATGGGAGTTCGCTCACCGGGCTCCAGGAGATGTTAAGTACATCGTGTGCAACGCTGATGAAGGCGACCCGGGAGCTTTTATGGATCGGAGTATCCTGGAAGGCGATCCCCATAGCGTATTAGAGGGTATGGCAATAGCGGGGTACGCTATCGGAGCAGAAAAAGGTTATGTATATATAAGGGCAGAATATCCAATTGCTGTAAGCCGTCTGAAAAAAGCTATAGAACAGGCAACAGCTCTTGGTTTGCTGGGTAAAAAGATTTTTGGCTCAGATTTTAATTTTGAAATTGAAATTCGTTTAGGAGCGGGCGCTTTTGTCTGCGGAGAAGAGACTGCTCTGCTTGCTTCTATTGAAGGCAGAAGAGGGGAGCCCAGACCGCGTCCTCCTTTCCCGGCTATCTCGGGCCTGTGGGGTAAGCCTACAGTGATCAATAACGTAGAAACATTGGCTAATGTACCTACTATAATCCGTAACGGGTGGGAATGGTTTGCTTCCATTGGTACGGAAAAGAGCAAGGGAACAAAAGTATTTGCGTTGGCCGGTAAAATAAACAATAACGGTTTAATTGAGGTTCCCATGGGAACTAAGCTGGGGGATGTCATTTTCGATATAGGCGGTGGGATCCCGAAGGGCAAGAAATTCAAGGCTGCCCAAACTGGAGGCCCTTCCGGCGGCTGTATTCCTGTTGAGCACCTCAATGTGCCTATCGATTATGATTCGCTTACTGCTCTGGGTACAATCATGGGTTCCGGCGGCCTGATTGTAATGGATGAGGACACCTGTATGGTGGATTTGGCCAAGTTCTTCCTGGACTTTGTGAAGGATGAATCCTGCGGCAAATGTACACCATGCCGGATCGGTACCACCAGAATGCTGGAAATTTTAGACCGGATTACCAAGGGCCAAGGTCAAGAAGGCGACGTAGAATTATTGATTGAACTGGGGCAGCAGATTAAGGATTCAGCCCTTTGTGGTCTGGGGCAAACAGCGCCGAACCCGGTTTTAAGTACTATCCGCTATTTCCGGGAGGAATACGATGCGCATATCCGGGATAAACGCTGTCCGGCTTCAGTTTGTGCTACCATGTTTAATTCTCCCTGTCAAAATGCGTGTCCGGCAGGAGTGGATGTCCCCATCTATATTGATCAAATCAGGCAAGGGCGTTTGGAGGAAGCGTATCAAACTATTGTCCAAGCGAATCCCTTCCCGGTTGTGTGCGGCAGGGTATGCAACCATCCTTGTGAAGGAAAATGCAACCGGGCTAAAATCGATGAGCCGCTGGCTATACGCGAGCT
This region of Zhaonella formicivorans genomic DNA includes:
- a CDS encoding DNA-3-methyladenine glycosylase produces the protein MSNVFWGERLGYDFFARETALVARELLGKWLVHHDKEGLTGGIIVETEAYLGMDDPACHAARGCTPRNRVMFGPAGIIYIYFIYGVHYCLNVTTASPKQPEAVLIRALEPRVGLELMERRRKRGKVTELCSGPGKLVQALGITKQLNGSSALEGPIGFYANSEGVERPITVTTRVGISKAVDWPLRYYLTGNPYVSRS
- the hydE gene encoding [FeFe] hydrogenase H-cluster radical SAM maturase HydE is translated as MEVANTVAKAETSHKLSKDEIICLLAAEGDRAEKLYQVADITRAKYMGDDVHLRGIIEFSNYCQRNCLYCGLRAGNQHLRRYRLKPDEILQIAKQGALLGYQTVVLQSGEDPWYDAATIARVVEKIKKELNIAITLSIGEKSREDYRLFREAGADRYLLKHETANKELFKVLRPGTELERRLECLSWLKELGFQVGSGNMVGLPGQTVDDLAEDLLLLKKLDVEMAGIGPFIPHPNTPLGGSKGGTVEMTLKCLAAARLLMPLTHLPATTALGSIDQQGRQKALRAGANVVMPNITPGDYRKYYEIYPGKICVGDKPQDCRFCIEGIILSLGRKVGTGPGHSPKFLS
- a CDS encoding TM1266 family iron-only hydrogenase system putative regulator produces the protein MSVGRRIGVIGIVIEDREQVPRINNILSDFNEVILGRMGVPYRERGVAVISLIVDGNTDEIGALTGKLGQIGGVQVKSALVSR
- the hydF gene encoding [FeFe] hydrogenase H-cluster maturation GTPase HydF; the protein is MHDVPRGSRLHIALFGRRNAGKSSLINALTGQEIAIVSSIPGTTTDPVYKSMEILPLGPVVLIDTAGLDDEGELGEKRVEKSMDVLSKTDLVLLVVDGQRGIGEIERQIAMEAAQKQIPVLGVLNKFDLPTVSEQQTPGWFGIPWIKVSTRTGQGIAELKRRMVELAPKDWSRPEIAGDLVPKGGLALLVAPIDSAAPRGRLILPQVQTIRDLLDHDCLTMVVKENGLKAALSSLAKPPALVITDSQAFQQVNADTPPEIPLTSFSILFARYKGDLAALVAGAMVVKRLQPGDKVLIAEACTHHRMADDIGTVKIPRWLRQIVGGELCFEWSSGIELPKALSQYKLIVHCGACMINRREMLSRLMTAQAAGVPIVNYGVLIAYLHGILRRALAPFPDVLALLDKNEIT
- the hydG gene encoding [FeFe] hydrogenase H-cluster radical SAM maturase HydG; the encoded protein is MQKMRADFIDEKQIYALLAEARHASDDAAREIIARSREAKGLTPWECALLLNLEDQELLAELYQTAQEIKEKIYGRRLVLFAPLYISNYCINNCTYCGYRHDNKFARRRLTMDELREEVKILESLGHKRIALEAGEDPRNCPIDYILEAIRTIYEVKEDKGSIRRINVNIAATTVENYRRLKEAGIGTYILFQETYHRETYAAMHPQGPKHDYDYHTTAMDRAMQGGIDDVGVGVLFGLYDYKFEVLAMLMHALHLEETFGVGPHTISVPRLRPALGVDYSNYPHLVNDAAFKKIVAILRLAVPYTGIILSTRERAEFRDELLDVGVSQISAGSCTGVGGYKLEHGNDSEFEAYNNEAPQFQVEDRRSTDEILRSVCLSGYIPSFCTACYRSGRTGDRFMSLAKSGQIQNVCQPNAILTFKEFLEDYASPATRAVGEGTIKQHLKQISNLQVRNMTQQRLKLIEEGVRDLYF
- a CDS encoding ATP-binding protein — translated: MKQSENVLVLNFTVQSMDFKAAGQGASKIKQVLQQIGVDNAVIRRIAIITYEAELNIIIHAYKGEIRAIIAPEFIEIVAEDSGPGISDIEQAMREGFSTAPSVVREMGFGAGMGLPNIKRSADELEITSEVGVGTKLSARVYYPCGQGSV
- a CDS encoding [Fe-Fe] hydrogenase large subunit C-terminal domain-containing protein, which encodes MRQYFHSVRLDKDKCKGCTNCIKRCPTEAIRVRDGKAQIIEERCIDCGECIRICPNNAKFAEVDHLTVINNYKYTVALPAPALYGQFKEETPGQIDQALLALGFDAVVEVPFAAELVTAAIAEFLKGKDFRKPLISSACPAVVGLIQVRFPLLTEQIIPIETPMAIAAKLAKRQAQEQFGLKPEEVGTFFITPCPAKATVVRQPQSNNPYKVDGAIAINEIYGELQRAIKRVKEQDEAGGIRFCYDKGIGWGRAGGEIAALGGSGMLSVDGIRNVIDLLEEVERGELNNLLYLECQACAGGCVGGPLVVKNPFVAKARLEHIIREAGSQTKSVDQEHLRESYHQGFYKLVNLPEARRLSPLDEDLTRAIQKMGSLEQIVETLPGLDCGSCGSPTCRALAEDIVRGLAYETDCTFVLREKVQAVAEEVLELAKKVPPVMGKNTK
- a CDS encoding DRTGG domain-containing protein, whose amino-acid sequence is MLLKEIISRLKLEGQYTPEQLNREISAGHVSDLLSEVLACAPKEALWITLQSHINIVAVALMADLSGIIITGGRKPEQDVLDRAREERLPLFWTEELNFMVAGQLFQLLQEG